In Candidatus Eremiobacterota bacterium, one DNA window encodes the following:
- a CDS encoding D-tyrosyl-tRNA(Tyr) deacylase, which yields MRAVVQRVTRASVTVGDDIVGAIQGGLLILVGVAADDDERDADALAHKIAGLRVFDDAHGAMNLPLADAGGAVLVVSQFTLLGDVRKGRRPSFVAAARGEQAERLYERVAARLRTSGLHAETGVFGAEMAVELVNDGPVTILLDTKRAF from the coding sequence ATGCGGGCGGTCGTCCAGCGCGTCACGCGGGCCTCGGTGACGGTCGGCGACGACATCGTCGGCGCGATCCAGGGCGGATTGCTGATTCTGGTCGGGGTCGCGGCCGACGACGACGAGCGCGACGCCGACGCGCTGGCGCACAAGATCGCCGGCCTGCGCGTCTTCGACGACGCGCACGGGGCGATGAACCTGCCCCTCGCCGACGCCGGCGGCGCGGTCCTGGTCGTCTCGCAGTTCACCCTCCTGGGCGACGTCCGCAAAGGCCGCCGCCCCTCGTTCGTCGCCGCCGCCCGCGGCGAGCAGGCCGAACGGCTTTACGAGCGCGTCGCCGCACGGCTGCGCACGAGCGGCCTGCACGCCGAGACCGGGGTCTTCGGCGCCGAGATGGCGGTCGAGCTGGTCAACGACGGGCCGGTGACGATCCTCCTGGACACGAAGCGCGCGTTCTGA
- a CDS encoding DUF308 domain-containing protein: MMDAAGIRVSWRWLALVLRGVIAIAAGIAAFTISVVAAKLLLACYFFVDGALTLSYALRLRERLRTRLLIGVDGAIDLVVAVLLVAYVPNTALLILVVSLWAIATGLLEVVVAVFLRRIQALSWGIALIGVASCAFGIVMVDWTNLAEIGLLYVFAAYALITGLLFLTLGIVLARAFHRERT, from the coding sequence GTGATGGACGCCGCCGGGATCCGAGTGTCGTGGCGCTGGCTGGCGCTCGTTCTGCGCGGCGTCATCGCGATCGCCGCGGGGATCGCGGCGTTCACGATCTCCGTGGTCGCGGCGAAGCTGCTGCTGGCGTGCTACTTCTTCGTCGACGGAGCGCTGACGCTGAGCTATGCGCTGCGCCTGCGCGAGCGGCTGCGCACCCGGCTGCTGATCGGCGTCGACGGTGCGATCGACCTGGTCGTCGCAGTGCTGCTCGTCGCCTACGTTCCGAACACCGCGCTGCTGATTCTGGTCGTCTCGCTGTGGGCGATCGCGACCGGGCTGCTCGAGGTCGTCGTCGCCGTGTTCCTGCGGCGCATCCAGGCCCTTTCGTGGGGCATCGCGCTGATCGGCGTCGCCTCGTGCGCCTTCGGGATCGTGATGGTCGACTGGACGAACCTCGCCGAGATCGGCCTGCTGTACGTCTTCGCGGCGTACGCGCTGATCACGGGCTTGCTGTTCCTCACGCTGGGGATCGTCCTGGCGCGCGCGTTTCACCGCGAGCGCACCTGA
- a CDS encoding ABC transporter ATP-binding protein, which translates to MAEPILRAHDVVKVYAGFTALDGVSLDVSEGTIHAIIGPNGAGKTTFFNVLSGFAPATRGSVKFAGIEISQLDPAAIARMGMVRSFQINSVFPHLSVLDNVKIALQARTPLSRRFLASPAVTAVLDDPARAALDAVGLDGERAQLAVHLPYGKKRSLELAIALSQDPRVLLLDEPTAGMGVEDVDRTVELVKRIAPGRTIVLVEHNLRVVADLCDRVTVMTRGKVLVEGAYQDVRTDARVVTAYLGGGAA; encoded by the coding sequence GTGGCCGAACCGATCCTTCGCGCGCACGACGTCGTGAAAGTCTACGCGGGGTTCACCGCGCTCGACGGCGTCTCGCTGGACGTGAGCGAGGGGACGATCCACGCGATCATCGGCCCCAACGGCGCCGGGAAGACGACCTTTTTCAACGTCCTCTCGGGATTCGCGCCGGCGACGCGCGGGAGCGTGAAGTTCGCCGGCATCGAGATCTCGCAGCTCGATCCGGCCGCGATCGCGCGGATGGGGATGGTGCGCAGCTTCCAGATCAACAGCGTCTTCCCGCACCTGAGCGTGCTCGACAACGTCAAGATCGCGCTCCAGGCGCGCACCCCGCTCTCGCGGCGGTTCTTGGCCTCCCCCGCGGTGACCGCCGTGCTCGACGATCCCGCGCGCGCGGCGCTGGACGCGGTCGGCCTCGACGGCGAGCGCGCGCAGCTCGCGGTGCACCTGCCGTACGGCAAGAAGCGCTCGCTGGAGCTCGCGATCGCGCTCTCGCAGGACCCGCGCGTGCTGCTGCTCGACGAGCCGACCGCCGGGATGGGCGTCGAGGACGTCGACCGCACCGTCGAGCTGGTGAAGCGCATCGCGCCGGGGCGCACGATCGTCCTGGTCGAGCACAACCTGCGGGTCGTGGCGGACCTGTGCGACCGGGTGACGGTGATGACGCGCGGCAAGGTGCTGGTCGAGGGCGCCTACCAGGACGTGCGCACCGACGCGCGCGTCGTGACCGCGTACCTCGGCGGCGGAGCGGCCTGA
- a CDS encoding ABC transporter ATP-binding protein, which yields MLELRDVHAYYGESHVLHGMTLRVETGEVATLVGRNGVGKTTTLRTIMGILPARRGTIELDGGSIAGLPSDRIAKRGLGYVPEERGILATLSVYENLTLAPVVGDKGWSVERIFVEFPILKERAKAGGTTLSGGEQQMLAIARVLRSGARTVLLDEPTEGLAPVIVERIGELIRAMKADGITVLLVEQNLRFATGVADRHHIVDHGTVVQTLANADLIARENEILDLLGV from the coding sequence ATGCTCGAGCTGCGGGACGTTCACGCGTACTACGGCGAGTCGCATGTCCTGCACGGGATGACGCTGAGGGTGGAAACCGGCGAGGTCGCGACGCTGGTCGGCCGCAACGGCGTGGGCAAGACGACGACCTTGCGCACGATCATGGGCATCCTTCCGGCGCGCCGCGGGACGATCGAGCTCGACGGCGGCTCGATCGCGGGGCTGCCGTCGGACCGCATCGCGAAGCGCGGCCTCGGCTACGTCCCCGAAGAGCGCGGAATCCTTGCGACGCTGAGCGTCTACGAGAACCTCACCCTCGCGCCGGTCGTCGGCGACAAGGGCTGGAGCGTCGAGCGGATCTTCGTCGAGTTTCCGATTCTCAAAGAGCGCGCGAAAGCCGGCGGAACGACGCTCTCCGGCGGCGAGCAGCAGATGCTCGCGATCGCGCGCGTGCTGCGGTCGGGCGCGCGGACGGTGCTGCTCGACGAACCGACGGAAGGCCTGGCGCCGGTGATCGTGGAGCGGATCGGCGAGCTGATCCGCGCGATGAAAGCCGACGGGATCACGGTGCTGCTGGTCGAGCAGAACCTGCGCTTCGCGACCGGCGTCGCCGACCGGCATCACATCGTCGACCACGGCACCGTCGTGCAGACCCTTGCCAACGCAGACCTGATCGCCCGCGAGAACGAGATCCTGGACTTGCTCGGTGTCTGA
- a CDS encoding NAD(P)-dependent oxidoreductase, producing the protein MSDVAKIAVTGAAGTIGAPLCADLARDHEVVRIDLHDANVIADVQDVDALERAFAGCETVVHLAGVVDVDASWADVVGPNIAGTYAAFEAARRAGVRRVIFASSNHAVGMYEVENVPAIYEPGFGLVVRTDSPYRPDSLYGVWKAFGEALGRYYSDNHGLQVTCVRIGSITKADDPRDESVRESSGWLNLTDAQKFARYAATWMSQRDFARLVRAIMARDVPYAVVYGVGDNATRFWELEPGRSIFGFWPLDGTK; encoded by the coding sequence GTGTCTGACGTGGCGAAGATCGCGGTGACCGGTGCGGCCGGAACGATCGGCGCGCCGCTGTGCGCGGACCTCGCGCGCGACCATGAAGTCGTCCGGATCGACTTGCACGACGCGAACGTGATCGCCGACGTGCAGGACGTCGACGCGCTGGAGCGCGCCTTCGCCGGCTGCGAGACGGTCGTCCACTTGGCAGGCGTCGTCGACGTGGACGCGTCGTGGGCGGACGTCGTGGGACCGAACATCGCCGGAACGTATGCGGCATTTGAGGCGGCCCGGCGGGCTGGGGTGAGACGCGTGATCTTCGCGAGCTCGAACCACGCCGTCGGGATGTACGAAGTCGAGAACGTGCCCGCTATTTACGAGCCCGGTTTCGGTTTGGTGGTTCGAACGGACTCGCCGTACCGGCCCGATTCCTTGTACGGCGTGTGGAAGGCGTTCGGCGAGGCGCTGGGGCGGTACTACAGCGACAACCACGGCCTGCAGGTCACCTGCGTGCGAATCGGCTCGATCACGAAAGCCGACGATCCGCGCGACGAAAGCGTGCGCGAGAGTTCCGGCTGGCTAAACCTCACCGACGCGCAGAAGTTCGCGCGCTACGCGGCGACGTGGATGTCGCAGCGCGACTTCGCGCGCCTGGTCCGCGCGATCATGGCGCGCGACGTGCCGTATGCCGTCGTCTACGGCGTGGGCGACAACGCGACCCGCTTCTGGGAGCTCGAACCAGGCCGCTCGATCTTCGGCTTCTGGCCCCTCGACGGAACGAAATAG
- a CDS encoding AAA family ATPase, giving the protein MRRQRRRHRSVRTGRPIGVVSGFRPCSGREDSVGSRGASLVAGQYEADEYRPRANVGSVMFLEAIRRRRGARVDDDFPWTVPALRSLRELCFTAPVTFLMGENGCGKSTLLEALAVAVEARAAGAEEVDADATLAGSRRLAEAFEAVERGRPRNRVFFRAEDAFGFTKRIEREMKEIDAEADAMLRDEKASEFRRRLGSNITRSSRYSLAAKYGDEPHARSHGETFLGIVRAQLHEGGLYLLDEPETPLSPIRMLTLLTILSNAVRRGSQFIIATHSPILAAFPGASILVFNGEKLAETPYGELEHVRVTRDFLNAPQRYLRQLGVTSA; this is encoded by the coding sequence GTGCGGCGGCAGCGCCGACGGCATCGCTCCGTTCGTACGGGCCGACCGATCGGCGTTGTTTCGGGATTTCGTCCGTGTTCCGGTCGCGAAGACAGTGTGGGATCCCGAGGCGCATCACTCGTAGCCGGTCAATACGAAGCGGACGAATACCGACCGCGCGCGAACGTCGGCTCAGTAATGTTCCTTGAAGCGATCCGGCGCCGGCGCGGCGCGCGGGTCGACGATGATTTCCCGTGGACGGTCCCCGCGCTGCGGAGCCTGCGCGAGCTGTGCTTCACCGCACCGGTGACATTCCTGATGGGCGAAAACGGATGCGGGAAGTCTACTTTGCTGGAGGCGCTCGCGGTTGCGGTCGAGGCGCGCGCCGCCGGCGCCGAGGAAGTCGATGCCGACGCGACGCTGGCCGGATCGCGCCGCTTGGCGGAGGCGTTCGAGGCGGTCGAGCGCGGCCGCCCTCGCAACCGGGTGTTCTTCCGCGCCGAGGACGCGTTCGGGTTCACGAAGCGCATCGAGCGCGAGATGAAGGAAATCGACGCCGAAGCCGACGCGATGCTGCGCGACGAGAAGGCCAGCGAGTTCCGCCGGCGTCTCGGCTCGAACATCACCCGCAGCTCGCGGTATTCGCTGGCAGCGAAATACGGCGACGAGCCGCACGCGCGCTCGCACGGCGAGACCTTCTTGGGCATCGTGCGCGCGCAACTGCACGAGGGCGGCCTGTACCTGCTGGACGAGCCCGAGACGCCCCTCTCGCCGATTCGCATGCTCACCTTGCTGACGATCCTGTCAAACGCCGTGCGCCGCGGGTCGCAGTTCATCATCGCGACACACTCCCCGATCCTGGCGGCGTTCCCCGGCGCGTCAATCCTGGTCTTCAATGGCGAAAAGCTCGCCGAAACGCCGTACGGAGAGCTGGAGCATGTCCGCGTGACGCGCGACTTCCTCAACGCCCCGCAGCGCTATCTCCGTCAGCTCGGAGTAACGTCAGCTTGA
- a CDS encoding branched-chain amino acid ABC transporter permease — MLGTRRGALVAGALLIIALALPKLVYPVLAIDIVAYALFAVAFDLLLGFTGLLSFGHAMFWGGAGYVSTILLAKAHAPFPLAVIAAVVYAALLALIVGAIAIRRQGIYFAMITLALAQLQYFFAYQLGFWTGGENGVQLNGRGTLFGIPLENDVAFYYAVLAVAALATYLVVRVVRSPFGAVLGAMRENEQRAIALGFRVDRYKLVAFVLSGTLAGLAGVLFAIGNRLSGLDGVDWHTSGKVVMMSILGGIGTIFGPIAGAGIFESLDYFVSKTAIGDKTNIVMGTIFALCVLLFRRGIIGELLAIGTKRAKPGPS, encoded by the coding sequence CTGCTCGGAACGCGGCGCGGCGCGCTGGTCGCGGGGGCGCTGCTGATCATCGCGCTGGCGCTGCCGAAACTCGTGTACCCCGTGCTCGCGATCGACATCGTCGCGTATGCGCTGTTCGCCGTGGCGTTCGACCTGCTGCTGGGCTTCACCGGGCTGCTCTCGTTCGGTCACGCGATGTTCTGGGGCGGCGCGGGCTACGTCTCGACGATTCTGCTCGCCAAGGCGCACGCGCCGTTCCCGCTCGCGGTCATCGCAGCAGTCGTGTACGCGGCGCTGCTGGCGCTGATCGTCGGCGCGATCGCGATCCGCCGGCAAGGGATCTACTTCGCGATGATCACCCTGGCGCTCGCGCAGCTACAGTACTTCTTCGCGTACCAGCTCGGCTTCTGGACCGGCGGCGAGAACGGCGTGCAGCTGAACGGCCGCGGCACCTTGTTCGGGATCCCGCTAGAGAACGACGTCGCGTTCTACTACGCCGTGCTGGCGGTCGCGGCGCTCGCTACGTACTTGGTGGTGCGCGTGGTGCGCTCGCCGTTCGGCGCGGTGCTCGGCGCGATGCGCGAGAACGAGCAGCGCGCGATCGCGCTCGGCTTTCGGGTCGACCGCTACAAGCTGGTCGCGTTCGTGCTCTCGGGGACGCTGGCGGGGCTCGCGGGGGTGCTGTTCGCGATCGGAAACCGGCTCTCGGGGCTGGACGGCGTCGACTGGCACACCAGCGGAAAGGTCGTCATGATGTCGATCCTGGGGGGGATCGGCACGATCTTCGGCCCGATCGCCGGCGCCGGCATCTTCGAATCGCTCGACTACTTCGTCTCGAAGACGGCAATCGGCGACAAGACGAACATCGTGATGGGAACGATCTTCGCGCTCTGCGTGCTGCTCTTCCGCCGGGGGATCATCGGAGAGCTGCTGGCGATCGGAACGAAGCGGGCGAAGCCTGGCCCTAGCTAG
- a CDS encoding branched-chain amino acid ABC transporter permease, translating into MSADYLLTQAFNGLVNGAYYALLALGLSIIFGMLRIVNFAHGAMFMLGAFVAYYGAQLFNLPFYPALVVAPVVVGLFGLLIEVLFLRRLYGLDPLYGLLFTFALVLIIEDAMRLAAGALGSPYAPPPSLSGATNLGFTLFPTYRLFVIGAAVVVSALVWYVLERTPVGARIRAATEAPVLVRALGIDTQRLVTITFAAGVALAALGGVLAAPNQNVEPTMGDKIIINTFAIVVIGGLGSIGGSVLTGFALGLLQTLGAVIFPAFNDTLIFILMIVVLLIRPSGLFGNPASAK; encoded by the coding sequence CTGAGCGCGGACTACCTACTCACCCAAGCGTTCAACGGCCTCGTCAACGGGGCGTACTACGCCCTGTTGGCGCTCGGCCTGAGCATTATCTTCGGGATGCTGCGCATCGTGAACTTCGCCCACGGCGCCATGTTCATGCTCGGCGCGTTCGTGGCGTACTACGGCGCGCAGCTTTTCAACCTTCCATTTTATCCGGCGCTGGTTGTCGCGCCGGTCGTCGTCGGCCTGTTCGGGCTGCTGATCGAGGTCCTGTTCCTGCGCCGGCTGTACGGGCTCGACCCGCTCTACGGGCTGCTGTTCACCTTCGCGCTCGTGCTGATCATCGAAGACGCGATGCGGCTCGCCGCCGGCGCGCTCGGCTCGCCGTACGCTCCGCCGCCCTCGCTCTCCGGCGCGACAAACCTCGGGTTCACGCTCTTTCCGACGTACCGGCTGTTCGTCATCGGCGCGGCCGTCGTCGTCTCCGCACTCGTCTGGTACGTGCTCGAGCGCACCCCGGTCGGAGCCCGCATCCGGGCCGCGACCGAGGCGCCGGTGCTGGTGCGCGCGCTCGGCATCGACACGCAGCGGCTCGTCACGATCACGTTCGCGGCCGGCGTGGCGCTGGCGGCGCTCGGCGGCGTGCTCGCCGCGCCGAACCAGAACGTCGAGCCGACGATGGGCGACAAGATCATCATCAACACGTTCGCGATCGTGGTGATCGGCGGGCTCGGCTCGATCGGCGGGTCGGTCCTGACGGGCTTCGCGCTGGGCCTCTTGCAGACGCTCGGCGCGGTCATTTTTCCCGCCTTCAACGACACGCTGATCTTCATCCTGATGATCGTGGTGCTGTTGATCCGGCCGAGCGGGCTGTTCGGCAACCCGGCGAGCGCCAAGTGA